A region from the Engraulis encrasicolus isolate BLACKSEA-1 chromosome 18, IST_EnEncr_1.0, whole genome shotgun sequence genome encodes:
- the LOC134469147 gene encoding RING finger protein 212B-like translates to MRMDWFHCNRCFRKDGKKFAISSCGHIFCESCITPNVCGICGNSCSYLQICDQKMKPEEQVFFRDPVKLIQSRMEHMTQVAQFQLKQMNKSMMYHKKRSVELERRLNGLAEEYQRLKKENADLKKHMPVSRVSPGKHQSNGSIQKVCLPVAVTSPVNNHQQSGSLQGPYDSLQRLREMSRQSAQHTPPSNASAAPSLNLLYDRGMRTPTSLPLTPTRSDMTSPIFQLRLQSGFNRSSPRTWVNGQSHS, encoded by the exons ATGAG GATGGACTGGTTCCACTGTAACAGGTGTTTCCGCAAGGATGGCAAAAAGTTCGCCATCTCCAGTTGTGGCCATATTTTCTGTGAAAGCTGCATCACtccaa atgtttGTGGTATTTGTGGAAATAGCTGTAGCTACCTCCAGATATGTGATCAG AAGATGAAACCTGAAGAACAAGTTTTCTTCAGAGATCCCGTGAAGCTTATACAATCACGCATGGAGCACATGACACAG GTTGCCCAGTTCCAGCTGAAGCAGATGAACAAGAGTATGATGTATCACAAGAAAAGATCAGTGGAGCTGGAAAGAAGACTGAATGGACTTGCTGAGGAGTATCAGAG GCTAAAGAAGGAGAATGCGGATCTTAAGAAGCACATGCCAGTGAGCAGG GTGTCACCAGGAAAGCATCAGTCTAACGG AAGCATTCAAAAGGTGTGCTTACCCGTTGCCGTAACATCTCCAG TTAACAATCATCAACAAAGTGGAAG CCTCCAAGGACCATATGATTCCTTGCAGAGACTGAGAGAAATGTCAAGGCAGTCCGCTCAACAC ACTCCGCCAAGTAATGCCTCTGCAGCGCCCAGTCTCAACCTCCTCTATGACCGTGGGATGA GGACtccaacctccctccctctcactcccacAAG gTCAGACATGACATCCCCCATATTCCAGTTGAGGTTACAGTCTGGATTCAACCGCTCCTCTCCCAGAACATGGGTGAATGGCCAAAGCCACAG TTGA